CTTTGGCGGCAATTAGCTCATCTTTAATAATTTTCTTTTTTCCCAAAAGAATGCGGTATTTTTCTTGTGCATGCGCAAGGGCTTTTTTTAAATCTGAGGTGCGTGGGTGCTCCGTCAAAGTGCCCTTTGTCATAAGCTGAGAGCGAAGATCGCTCATCTGACGGGAACTGTCATGCAGCTGCAATTTCAAAGCTTCGATCGTCTCAATTCTTTCGGATACATGAGGGGTTTTACCAATGGAATATCCATTGTCCGCTATGAGATAGCCTTGCTCGCTCTCGTCATCAAGAATGATAAGGGGCTTGCTTTGAGTACGCTTTATGTCCTGGATTATTGGGGAATCGTGGAAGGAAAAAACTTCATAAGTGAGCAGTGCTAAAAGACCGGCGGTAATTGTAGAAAGGGCAAAAATTGTTTTTGTACCGGTCTTTTTTTTTCTTGGTGGAGTCTTATACATGAGTGTCCTATACCTCAAATGAGGAAACTGAAATATAATATTGGTCATAATGCTAACGATCTAAAAACTCAAGAGGTTATTTGACAAAAAAACTTTTGCATCCAGAGACGATTCAGTATATGTTCTTTGAACAAAGTACTGCAGAATAACAGGACACTATGGCAGAACGACACACACACACTAACCGGTTGGCTCGAGAGAAATCCCCTTATTTACTGCAGCATGCTCACAATCCTGTAAATTGGTACCCCTGGGGCGAGGAAGCATTCGAAGAGGCAAGGCAGCAAGATAAACCTATTTTCCTCTCCATAGGCTATGCCACCTGTCATTGGTGCCATGTCATGGAAAATGAATCTTTTGAAAATGAAGATGTTGCCGCATTGATGAACGAGGTTTTCATCAACATCAAGGTGGACCGGGAAGAATTGCCCGAGGTGGACAGCCTCTACATGGAATTTGCCCAGAGCATGATTACCGGCTCTGCAGGCTGGCCGCTTAATGTCATACTCACTCCGGATTTGCAGCCTTTCTTTGCAGCGACATATCTTCCTCCTGACAATGCCCGCGGGATGATGGGCTTAAAAGATTTGATTGAGCGGATTAGACAAGTATGGAATAGCGATGAAAGAGAAAGAATAGAAGCCCAGGCAGAGAAAATCGTCGAAATTTTTAGCGAGGCGGTACATGTCATTGGTGTAGATATTCCCGAAAAAAAGATAATCTCTTCTTCTATGGAAATGTTATATAAGCTTGCCGATCCGATTTATGGGGGATTAAAAGGCGCTCCCAAATTTCCCATCGGATACCATAATTCCCTCTTTTTATATTATTCTTCCCAGTTTAAGGATAGCCGCTCCCTTTTCTTAGCAGAGCGTACACTAGTAATGATGCAAAGGGGAGGCCTCTATGACCATTTAGGCGGAGGTTTCTCACGCTATAGTGTGGATGAGAAATGGATGGTACCCCACTTCGAGAAAATGCTCTATGATAACGCATTGCTGATTGAAGCGTATACTGTGATGTGGAAAGCAACTAAGAGGCAGTTCTACCGTACGATATCCGAAGAAATCATGCAGTATGTCCTGCATATTCTTACACACTTTCAAGGCGGGTACTATTCTGCCGAAGATGCTGACAGCGAAGGGTATGAAGGTGCGTTCTACACTTGGACCAAGCTAGAGATTGATGTTTTCTTAAAAGACCTGCAACCTGAGTTATTTAATGAATATTTCCATGTGTCGGAAGAAGGGAATTTCGACCGGCGCAATATTCTCTATATCGACCAAAGCCCTGAGGAGTTTGCCGCCACGAAAAATCTGGATCCTCAAGAATTTATCGTTTTACTAGAAGAACAAAAACAGATTCTATGGAAAGAAAGACAAAAACGTCCTCGCCCCCTTAAAGACGACAAAATTCTTGTCAGTTGGAACGGTTTGATGATCCACTCTATGGCTTTAGCCGGGGCTGCATTTCATGACGAGCGTTATCTGAGAGCTGCTGTAGCTGCTGCGCAGTTCATAAAAGACAATCTATGGAAAGAGAGGCATCTCTTCCGGCGTTATCGCGATGAAAATGTGAATTTCTATGGTAATTTGGACGACTACGCCTTCCTCATACGTGGACTTCTCTCCCTTTATGAAGGGGAGCAAGGCACCCAATGGTTGGCATGGGCTATGGAATTATGCGATGTTTTGGAGAACGATTTCAAAGCTTTAGGGGGAGCCTTCTTCCAGACAGATGGCAAAGATCCTTATCTCATCTTGCGTAAATCTCATTTTTCAGACGGAGCAGAACCATCGGGTAATGCGGTCCATTGCGAAAACTTGCTGCGTTTGTATCAAATGACTTTTAGAACGTCCTATCTGCAGCAAGCGGAAGATATCTTAAAAGCAGTAAAAAAATATTTAGATGGCTATCCTCCCGGCTACTGCTTCCATCTTATCAACCTTTGCCGCTACTATAACAAAAAAGCTCCGACTTTTATTATAGCTCTGAACTCAGACGGTCATTTCACTAATGAGATCAAACAAGTTCTATTCAGCCATTATTTGCCGCACAAGGCAATTCATTGGAAGGATCCGAAAGATGAACAGTTTGACCACGTATTGCCCGAATTCTCCCAGTATAAACCCATTCAAAACAAGACAACCTTATACATATGCTATGAGGGAAGATGTGATAAACCTATCACGGAGTTATCAGAAATGTTGCAAGTGATTTTAACATTGACATAATCTGAAAATGAAGGGAGGAGCCTAAAATTTGCTTTCCCTCTGTATATTATGGCTTTTTTAACTGAGATATCGTAGAATAGTAAAATTAATTCACTTGGCATTATTAAATGCATAAAGATAACACACATTACCAGTTATTTACCCAGCTCCTTGAAAACGAGGACTTTGAAGCTTCCGTAGTCTATGACAATGAGCAGGTTCTCTCTTCTTTGTCCTCTCACGAGAAAGAGCTGTTAGGACTTTTAATGGTGCGTCACGGCGAGAGAATCGCTGCAGAAGATGATATGCAAGGGCTTCATTTCCTTAACCGCGCGTTATTGATCGCTCCGGACAGCATTAAAGTCATGACTCAAGCCGCCCACATCCTCTCGAGTAAAACAACAAATGCCGACTCCTTAAGAGCTGCCGCTACTTGGTATTCTAAAGCAAACCTTCAACAGCCCAATGATCCCGACCTATTGACAATCTGGGGCACCACCTTGGTCCATCTTGGACGTCTAGAAAATGACTCTCAAATGCTTTTTGAAGCAGATCAGCTACTTGCACGCGCATCAGATTCTTCTAAAGAAGCCACTACGCATCGCGATCATCTTTTAGCCTGCCTGCGCGCACAGATATGGCATGCCTTGGCTCTTCATTCCGGTGAAGCAGACGATTATGCGCGCGCTATCGAGCAATACAAATCTGCTGCTCTTCAAGATATCAAAGCCCCTTTCTTTTGGAATGATTACGCTAACGCTTTACTTGAATTCGGTAAGCTTATCCAGAGAATGGAAGTCTATGACAATGTCATAGAACTGTACCAAAAAGCAATTCGGCTTGATCCACGCTTTTTTCCCGCACAATTTAATTTGGGGGTCTGTTACCACAGACTCTATGAAGCAACCTGGAAAAGTCAATTATTTTGGCAAGCACATGAGCAGTACTCCCACTGTAAAATTCTAGAACCGCGCAATGCTACTCTGACATATGCATGGGGACGTCTTCTTCTTCACCAAGGCAAACTAAGAAGAGAGGCCGATCTCCTTGTGCAGGCTTGCGACCACCTTGAAACAGCTGCAACGCTGCAAAACTCCAACAGTACGATTGCCCATCATTTGGCGGAAGCCTTTATCTGGGCCGGCGGTATACTAGAAGACCTTACTCTTCTGCGCCATGCAGAATCCACACTGACAGAACTGATCAACGCCAATCCTGAAGATGTCGATTCTTGGTGCTCATTGGGCTTTTGCCGCTATGAACTAGGCTATTACTTCAATGATCTTCATCTAGTCTATCTAGGTATGGATAATTATCGCAAAGCACTTGAATATTCTCCATCCAGCTTAAATGCTCTATATGGATTAGCGACTTGCCACCTTGCAATAGGTGAGCTGGAAGGAGATTTAGAACACCTGAAAACTGCTTTAGAATTCTTCAAGAAAGCCTCTGCAACAAACGAGCATCCCACCCCGCAGTTCTTGAATGACTGGGGTGTTGCCTTGATGAAAATGTCAGACCTAAATAACGAGAAAGATCTTCTAGAAGCTGCCATAGAGAAGTTTGAATTAGCTATCGATTTGGATCTTAGTATCAGTAATAGCGAGTATGTCGATCCTGAATGGTTATATAATTATGGCTGCGCTTTTGACTATTTGGGCGATGCCAATGATGACCCCACCTACTATGAGAAATCCATTCAAGTGTTGACCCGTGTTCTTGAAATTGACCCGGACTACGCACAAGCAAAATATAACTTGGCCATGTCCTACGCTCACTTAGGCGAGGCTTCAGAAGATTTAGAAGCCCTTTTAAAATCTTGCGAGCTTTTCAAACAGCTTTTGATTGCGGACCAGGATGACGAAAATGCGTGGAGCGAGTGGGGGATAAGCTTGATCAACATGGCACAACTAACTTATGAGCCTGCTTTGCCCAAACAATCCCATCAATATCTTGTAGATGCTGAAGGTAAATTTCATCATGCAATTGCATTAGGTCATTTACCTGCTTATTATAATCTTTCGTGTGTCTATTCATTATTGGGTGACTTTAACGCTTCGTTAGCTTATTTGGAACGTGCTGAAAACAATCAGGCACTCCCTTCAGCAGAAGAACTTCTGTCGGATGAGTGGCTTGAAGGCCTCCGCCATACGGAAGGCTTCCATCGCTTTTGGTCGAACCTTAGCAGCAAATACGGTTTTTAGGGCTGTACTTTCGTAGAGTCCTATATTTTTATTCCAGATTCATCAGACAGTAGATATGCAAAGTCGCCCACTGTACTGTACAGGAGTGACTTAGGGCGCACGTTGTGTTTTAATGACTATTCTATCAATAGCTTTTTGAGTGCCGCTTTCAAACCCCGATGCTCCACAATTTCCTCTACGGAAGGTTTGATCCTTACAGACCAATTTTTTTCCGATACTATTCCCGGTGTATTAATCCTGCTTTGTTCAGGCGCTTGCCATGCCATGTCGGGAAATACCTCCAGGTATTCGCTCAAGAGATTTATATGGAATAAGCTATTGGACTTATGGCTATCAGCAAGTAATTGCCATTGTTGTTCAGGTGTGATTTTCATACCCCAATCCCATCTTTTCATCTTGCAATAAGCTTTTGCTTCCTCAGGGAAATCTCTCCACCATTGACGCAGAGGTTCGGAGTCATGAGTGGAAATAGTACTGAGGCTTAAAGGAGAGTATTCTTTACCGCTTAAATAATGCTTATCTCCATCCCAATCTCTTTCCCAGCGCATAACCTTGGTGCCACAGATTCCTAAGCGGCCTAAACAAGCTTTTATATTGGGGGGCACGGCGCCTAAATCCTCTCCAATAGGCAGCATATGAGAAGCTTTTAGCATCATGCGCATCCTTTTTTCTCCCTCAGGAATCCAAGCGTACCATTCAGCAGGTACAAAATGTCCTTCTCGCCCAGCCTGACCGGGTAAAACCGCCCACACACGAAAAAATCCTACTACGTGGTCGATGCGGTATATGTGGTAGAGGCGTTGAGCAACTTCCAGTCGCTGCTTCCACCATTCGGTAAGTGCTGTTGAAGCTGCTTCCCAACAATAAAGGGGAACGCCCCAATTTTGACCTTCTGTGGAGTACATGTCAGGCGGAGCGCCTACGCTCCAATTTAAGTCGAACAAATGACGGTGGAACCACACATCGGCACTGTCGCGATTGATTAAAATGGGAATATCGCCTTTTAAAAAGACATCATTTTTTTCGGCATGTGCACGCACCTCTTCAAACTGTGCAAAGCACAGATACTGCAGAATGGAATAATAAAGAGTTTCCTTGGCAAATTGCTTTTTCCAGCGAGTCAATTTTTTCGAGTCGGGTTCGCGTTGATCTGCGGGCCATTCTTCCCAGGATTTTAAATGATTCTTGTCTTTGAAGAACTTGTAGACAGTATAGATATCGAGCCAGGAATTGCTTTCAATGAAATCTTTATAACCCGGTTCCGCGGTGATAAATTTCTCATTTTGACTCACGTAGTATCTTAGGAATTCGTCTTTAAGTTTTTGCACTACCGGATAGTCCACTCTATCATCTCGTTTAGGATGCTGGAGTGTTTGTAGGATCTTTTTTAACTGGGGATCATCATTAATTCTCGGAAGATCCTGTAAACTGATATGAATAGGGTTTAAGGCCATTGCGGAAACGGAGCTATAGGGACTAGTATCCGTACCGGTATCATTTAGGGGCAGAAGTTGAATAACATCCAAACCCACTTTGCTGCACCATTCTATGATAGGTATTAAATCCAGATACTCTCCAATACCGCAGCTATGCCTTGTATGCAAAGAGAATAATGGGACGACTATGCCGTGATGGTTGCGTATGCCGATCCTATTCCAATGCGCTGCGGCAGGGGAATTTTCTATCAACTGATTTTCTAGAGGATTAGGGTTTCTTGCTGTCATGTCTTTAAGTATATTTGTATCGTTTCCAATATTACGAAATATTTATCCCACAGGATGCGGTCAGTTTTACTAAAGGTTATTTTTAACTTAGTTTTGAGGATCTTGACTAGATCTATATTCAATTCTTTGCCGTTAAGCGCGTCGTTTGTAGAAATGATATCCAACATATTTATCGCAATACCCTTGTAACATTCAATCAAAGCCTTAAGCTCAGTGTCATAATGGCTATCGAGGTTTTTCATGAATAGTGCAAAGAATTTTTCATATTCCAAATTTCTAATTAATACCTTTGCTTGGCGGTATTCTTCTTTAGGAAGGGTTTTAATGAGTCCTTCCCATTGAAGGCAGTTTTCAAGCTGAGCAATCGTATCTTTGTAGAGAGTAAAGAAATTGTAACATTTTGCGATGCGGTTAAAAGCATCTACATAGGCCTCACCATCAAATACGCATAATGCTTCCGGATTAGCAAGTACCATTGACATAGTGTCATGCATTGCTGTAGGAGAGATAGGAACGGGGGTGGGCGGGATAAACTTTTGCAGTTGTTCATGGAGTTTACGGATTTCATTTAGCCTATGCAGGATTTTATTATCGTCTTTTATGAAAGTAATCAGTTTTTGAGCAATGGGATGTGGTGCGGCTGTTTCGTCTTTATTAAAAAATGATCTAATGACCTGGATAAAGTTCGTAGAATATCTTCGCAGCTTTTCTGGATCTTTCAGCTCTTCAAATGCAAAAAGTGAAAGTATTTGAAAGTGGATTTTCTCTAAATCATTGTGTTGACGAAGCTTACAGTATACTGGCGAAGCCGCTTCGATCAATTTTTTCTGATGTAACTGAATCACTTGTCCAAAAACAGAAAAGACGGCTTTTTCATTTTCCGCAGGATTACCTTTAGTTAGTTTAGTGATTAGTTCGGGGTCGATAAGTTTATTCAATTCAGCTTTTCGTTTTTTGAAGTGCTTAACAACGTGTAACAACCGAAACTGACTTAGTCGTTGAGGATTGATTTTAAGGCAATAAAAGTGAAGGGGGACTTCAAAAAAAAGATTTAATATTTCCCTAAAATCGATCAATTTTTCTGTTTCCACACCCTCTGTAATAGATATGTTGGAATGATTTAACTCCACACCTTCTGAAACAGCATTTAAAATAGATTCAGTACTTTGGAAAATGAGGGTTTTTAAAAGTAATGCGCATGCATAAACACTGGCGATTTTAAAAACTTCGTAGGTTTCGTTGAGAAGTGTGATTTTTATACGTGGGGAATTGCGGTTGATAGATT
The Parachlamydiales bacterium genome window above contains:
- a CDS encoding thioredoxin domain-containing protein, whose protein sequence is MAERHTHTNRLAREKSPYLLQHAHNPVNWYPWGEEAFEEARQQDKPIFLSIGYATCHWCHVMENESFENEDVAALMNEVFINIKVDREELPEVDSLYMEFAQSMITGSAGWPLNVILTPDLQPFFAATYLPPDNARGMMGLKDLIERIRQVWNSDERERIEAQAEKIVEIFSEAVHVIGVDIPEKKIISSSMEMLYKLADPIYGGLKGAPKFPIGYHNSLFLYYSSQFKDSRSLFLAERTLVMMQRGGLYDHLGGGFSRYSVDEKWMVPHFEKMLYDNALLIEAYTVMWKATKRQFYRTISEEIMQYVLHILTHFQGGYYSAEDADSEGYEGAFYTWTKLEIDVFLKDLQPELFNEYFHVSEEGNFDRRNILYIDQSPEEFAATKNLDPQEFIVLLEEQKQILWKERQKRPRPLKDDKILVSWNGLMIHSMALAGAAFHDERYLRAAVAAAQFIKDNLWKERHLFRRYRDENVNFYGNLDDYAFLIRGLLSLYEGEQGTQWLAWAMELCDVLENDFKALGGAFFQTDGKDPYLILRKSHFSDGAEPSGNAVHCENLLRLYQMTFRTSYLQQAEDILKAVKKYLDGYPPGYCFHLINLCRYYNKKAPTFIIALNSDGHFTNEIKQVLFSHYLPHKAIHWKDPKDEQFDHVLPEFSQYKPIQNKTTLYICYEGRCDKPITELSEMLQVILTLT
- a CDS encoding 4-alpha-glucanotransferase; translation: MTARNPNPLENQLIENSPAAAHWNRIGIRNHHGIVVPLFSLHTRHSCGIGEYLDLIPIIEWCSKVGLDVIQLLPLNDTGTDTSPYSSVSAMALNPIHISLQDLPRINDDPQLKKILQTLQHPKRDDRVDYPVVQKLKDEFLRYYVSQNEKFITAEPGYKDFIESNSWLDIYTVYKFFKDKNHLKSWEEWPADQREPDSKKLTRWKKQFAKETLYYSILQYLCFAQFEEVRAHAEKNDVFLKGDIPILINRDSADVWFHRHLFDLNWSVGAPPDMYSTEGQNWGVPLYCWEAASTALTEWWKQRLEVAQRLYHIYRIDHVVGFFRVWAVLPGQAGREGHFVPAEWYAWIPEGEKRMRMMLKASHMLPIGEDLGAVPPNIKACLGRLGICGTKVMRWERDWDGDKHYLSGKEYSPLSLSTISTHDSEPLRQWWRDFPEEAKAYCKMKRWDWGMKITPEQQWQLLADSHKSNSLFHINLLSEYLEVFPDMAWQAPEQSRINTPGIVSEKNWSVRIKPSVEEIVEHRGLKAALKKLLIE
- a CDS encoding tetratricopeptide repeat protein, with the protein product MHKDNTHYQLFTQLLENEDFEASVVYDNEQVLSSLSSHEKELLGLLMVRHGERIAAEDDMQGLHFLNRALLIAPDSIKVMTQAAHILSSKTTNADSLRAAATWYSKANLQQPNDPDLLTIWGTTLVHLGRLENDSQMLFEADQLLARASDSSKEATTHRDHLLACLRAQIWHALALHSGEADDYARAIEQYKSAALQDIKAPFFWNDYANALLEFGKLIQRMEVYDNVIELYQKAIRLDPRFFPAQFNLGVCYHRLYEATWKSQLFWQAHEQYSHCKILEPRNATLTYAWGRLLLHQGKLRREADLLVQACDHLETAATLQNSNSTIAHHLAEAFIWAGGILEDLTLLRHAESTLTELINANPEDVDSWCSLGFCRYELGYYFNDLHLVYLGMDNYRKALEYSPSSLNALYGLATCHLAIGELEGDLEHLKTALEFFKKASATNEHPTPQFLNDWGVALMKMSDLNNEKDLLEAAIEKFELAIDLDLSISNSEYVDPEWLYNYGCAFDYLGDANDDPTYYEKSIQVLTRVLEIDPDYAQAKYNLAMSYAHLGEASEDLEALLKSCELFKQLLIADQDDENAWSEWGISLINMAQLTYEPALPKQSHQYLVDAEGKFHHAIALGHLPAYYNLSCVYSLLGDFNASLAYLERAENNQALPSAEELLSDEWLEGLRHTEGFHRFWSNLSSKYGF